CGTCGAGTCAACGCGGTGTTCGCCGACCCGGAGGTCGCGCGCGAGCAGCGTGACACCGCACGTGCGGCCTCGCGCGCCGTTCGGGCCTCGGAAGCCGAGTGGTGATCCGGCAGGGTGACGTCGTCTGGATCACCCTGCCGGCGCCGCGCGGCTCGGAACCGGGCAGGCAACGGCCGGCTGTCGTGCTGCAGCACGATCGCTTCAACCAGACCGCGATCAACACGGCGGTCGTGGCGATCGTGACGTCGAACATGAGGCTCGCCGCCGTGCCCGGCAACGTGCGGCTTCGGCGCGGCGAGGCGGGGTTGCCCAAGGCGTCGGTCGTCAACGTGACCCAGATTGCCACGGTCGATCGCGACGACAT
The Deltaproteobacteria bacterium DNA segment above includes these coding regions:
- a CDS encoding type II toxin-antitoxin system PemK/MazF family toxin, whose product is MVIRQGDVVWITLPAPRGSEPGRQRPAVVLQHDRFNQTAINTAVVAIVTSNMRLAAVPGNVRLRRGEAGLPKASVVNVTQIATVDRDDIVGRLGTLTRRRLSQVWDGVRLVIEPD